The nucleotide sequence ACTTCTCGTGCGCCGGAAAGCGCCGCATGTTCTTCTGTAAACAAATTCACAACCCTAAAACCTGTGCCAGTGTTTAAACGCAAAATAGTTCCTTTTTTAGATTCATAGCGAAATGCAAGTCTGGGCGTAACAATACTTTTGTGGGTTTTGTGGTAATCATATCGCAAACCGCCCAACACACTGAAAAGCTTGTTGATTTTATATGAATCTTGAACAAAAAAACTGGGAATAAATGTTTCATCTGCTGTTGAAGTGGCTACGCTGTTGTCATCATACAATTGATAGCGGGCAGCAGTTCCCACCAAAAAATCGTGTTTTCCATAGGTTTTATCCCAATAGAATTGAGCAAAAGCAATGTTTTGTTTCGCAAGAAAAGGTGTATCGCCATACATGGAATTTTGATCGTGAGCGGTAAAAGAAAACTGACTGGTAATTTTTTCGGTAAACGGCAATTCGTATAAACCAAGCAATTCAAAGCGGTTGGTGTAAATCGATTCTCCATACACATCCGTTCCTCCTCGGAAATTGCGGTTCCAATTCATTTGTCCGCCCCACCGATCTTCGTAAAAATAACGAGTGGCAACTGCTAATTGCTTTTTTGAGTTGCGATCAAACGTAAATTTATTAAAAAATGAAATACGGTCTTGCAAAGTTATATCGGTAAATCCGTCTTTATTTTTGTCGATGGGATTGGAGTAATTAAAGTAATTAGCCCCCATTAACCAATGCACTTTATCTGAAACTTTTAAAGAAAGACCCAAATCGGTATTGATTTCACCCCACGAAGTTCCAAAAACATCCACCGCATATTTTGATGCATACAACGGATTTTTTGTAATGATATTGATCAATCCACCCACAGCTTCACTACCGTATAACGACGATGCCGGACCTTTCACGATTTCTACTTTCTCTATCAACGAATTCGGAATACCCGACAAACCATAAACGGTTGACAAGCCGCTTACAATGGGCATTCCATCAATTAAAACAAAAGTATAAGGTCCTTCTAAGCCGTTAATATGAATATCGCCCGTATTGCAAACACTGCAATTAACCTGCGGCTTTACGCCATTGACATTTTGAAGGGCTTCAAAAATATTTGGGGTTGGATTTTTTTTGAAAAAAGTAGGTGTATATACCTCTACCGGCATTAAACTTTCAGACCGAAGCACAGGTTTTAAACTGCCCGAAATCACAATTTCGTCTAATTGATCAGCAACTGGTTCTTGGTTTAAAATAAAATGAAACTGTGGATTATCAGCCGATACCATCCACTCAAAATCTTGTATAAATCCATTTTCATTCTGAATTTTGGCATGATACAAACCTTCTTTTTCAAATTCATAATAAAAATATCCATCGGCGTTTGTAGGCAATTCCGTATCAATTTCTTCAATATAAACAACTGTTTCAACAGGCAATCCATTATTTGTCACCTTTCCCTTGAAAGAAACTTGTGCAGTAACACTCTGAAAAGAAATAAACACCACGAAAAATATAATTAGTTTCATTTTATTTAATTTTTAGACAAATCTAAAAATATTTTTTAAACATCTAAATATAGAATTCAATTATTTATTTATATTTGATATTTATTTGAAACTATGCTTACTCATTCCGAAGAAAACTATTTAAAAATAATTTATCATTTATCGCAAACCGAAGATAATGGCATTTCTACCAATGCCATTGCTCAAAAAATTGATACCAAAGCGTCATCGGTTACCGATATGATAAAGAAATTAAAAGAGAAAAAATTAATTACACACGAACGATACAAAGGCGTTTTTATCACTAAATTGGGGATACAAACAGCCAAAATGATTATTAGAAAACACCGTTTATGGGAAGTTTTTTTGGTGGATAAACTACATTTTAATTGGGATGAAGTGCACGATGTTGCCGAAGAATTGGAACATATCAAGTCGGAAAAATTGATAAACGCACTAGATGCTTTTTTAGATTATCCGAAAGAAGATCCGCATGGCGACCCTATTCCAAATGCGAAAGGCGAAATTCCGTACCGAGAAAAAGAGTTGCTCACAGAGGCAAAAGTAAACAGCGAATATATGTGTGTGGGTGTGAAAGACACTTCGCCTGCATTTTTGCAATATTTAGATCGACAAAAAATTGCTCTTGGAAGCACGTTTAAAATTTTAAAACACGAAAATTTCGACCATTCAGTAACGGTACTTTTTCAATCAACCGAGTTAACACTTTCTAAAGTTGTGGCTCAAAATTTATTTGTAAAGAAAATTTAATATGTTCGATCAACTCATCGCTTTTTTTGAATCGGTAGATCCGGTTTGGGCAGCACTTTTCGCCGGATTATTTACTTGGTCGTTAACCGCAATTGGCGCCGCATTGGTTTTTGTTTTTCGCAATCCTAGCAAAAAAATGTTAGACGGCATGCTTGGTTTCACAGGCGGCGTGATGATTGCAGCCAGTTTTTGGAGTTTGCTGGCTCCCGCAATTAAAATGAGCCAAGGCGAGGGTTTTATAAAGGTGGTTCCCGCAGCAGTAGGTTTTGCATTGGGTGCTTTGTTTTTGTTTGGCTTGGATAAAGTGTTGCCGCATTTGCATTTGAATCACCCCGAATCGAAAGCAGAAGGCGTGAAAACCAAAACGCCTTGGCAAAAAACAACTTTATTGGTTTTAGCGATTACGCTGCACAACATTCCCGAAGGTTTGGCAGTTGGTGTTTTGTTTGGTGGTGTGGCTGCCGGAATACCCGAAGCAACTATTGCTGGGGCGTTAACGTTGGCAATTGGAATTGGTTTGCAAAATTTACCCGAAGGTTTGGCGGTTTCATTTCCGTTGCGCCGGGCGGGAATGAGCAAAGGCAAAAGTTTTATGTACGGACAAAGCTCTGCATTGGTGGAACCCGTTGCGGCTGTGATTGGGGCATTGGCTGTTGGCTTTTTTACGCCGATTTTGCCTTACGCATTAGCCTTTGCAGCCGGTGCCATGATTTTTGTGGTGATTGAAGAAGTAGTGCCCGAAACCCAACAAGGCGATAACGGAGATATTGCCACCCTTGGCTTTATTGGCGGTTTTATTGTAATGATGATGCTGGATGTGGCTTTGGGGTAATTAAGAGAAATATAATGATGAACTATTTTAATACTGCGAAAGATAGCTTAAACAACAAAGGATTTTCTATTGTGGAGGGAATTTATACTGATACCGAAATAGAATCTATCATATCTTGCATTGACAAAGCCGATCAAACCAAAACTACTTTTAGAAAATCGGTAGATTTATTTGCGATAAGGCAAGTTTTGAAAGAAATCCCAGAGATGATTCCATTTGTTTTTAATGATAACCTTCGCAAATTGATTGCACATATTGTAGGTAATGATTATTTCATTGTGAAAAGCATCTATTTTGACAAACCCGAAAAATCTAATTGGTATGTGGCTTACCATCAAGATTTAACCATTTCGGTAGATAAAAAAGCAGAAATCGAAAATTTTATTAATTGGACCAAAAAGCAAAATCAATTTGCGGTTCAACCTCCAATTTCGGTTTTAGAGAATATTACAACCCTACGAATTCATTTGGATGAAACAAATTCTGAAAACGGCGCGTTGAAGGTAATTGAAAATTCTCATTCAAAAGGAATCTACAGAGCAGAAAACATTGATTGGAAAAATGAAAAAGAAACAACTTGCGATGTTGCTAAAGGTGGAGTGATGCTTATGAAACCATTGTTGCTACACAGTTCGGGCAAAACAACAAACAATGAGAAACGAAGAGTGCTTCATATAGAATTATCCAATATCAATCTCCCAAAAGAATTAAATTGGGCTGAAAAGCAAGAATTTTAATGTTGTAAACATTTCAACCAAAAATAGCAAGAATTTTCACTGACTATACCTTATAGCTTACAGACTCCAAAAACTATAACAAATATATAATCCAAACCATCATTAAACTTAAGAGTGTTAAATTATTATAAAATTATATTAGATTTGCAAGAAGAACTTACTGCCTAACAAAGGGGCTAATTTAAAGTAAATGAATATGTTTGATGAAGCAAAACCACAAAATAAATTAAATTTTTATGATTTTTTGACGCTTTTTTTTGTGATTGGGTATCTAATTATTGAACTCTTCCCATCAAAAGGTATAAGAACTGCAGAGTCACAATATCTCTATTTGAATATATTAAACATTGTAGTTTCCACTTGTATCTTTCTTATTCCACAATTAAGAATGAATCTCATAAAAATATCTTTTAAAAAAAATTATATTTTTTGGGGATATATTGCTTTTTTTTCACTGTGTTGTATTTCTGCTTTATGCGCTAACAACCAAAATTTAAGTATATTTAGGCTGTCGCAACTTGCTGTTTTTTTAATGGCTTTTATAAACTTCATCATTTTATTGCAAAGTAGGTTTTACTTGATTTTTAAAATAGCTTTTTTAGTAGGTTTTTTTGCATTTCTTCAGGCTGGAAAAGCACTTAGTAACATTAATTTTTCCAATAGTAGTACCGTAGCAAACGAGATTTCAATATATCTGAGAGGCAATACGGGTAATATAAATATTTTTTCGGCTAGTTTGCTTACTAAACTACCATTTATGTTTATTGCGATTTTACACTACAAACACGTTTTGGCAA is from Paenimyroides aestuarii and encodes:
- a CDS encoding TonB-dependent receptor plug domain-containing protein encodes the protein MKLIIFFVVFISFQSVTAQVSFKGKVTNNGLPVETVVYIEEIDTELPTNADGYFYYEFEKEGLYHAKIQNENGFIQDFEWMVSADNPQFHFILNQEPVADQLDEIVISGSLKPVLRSESLMPVEVYTPTFFKKNPTPNIFEALQNVNGVKPQVNCSVCNTGDIHINGLEGPYTFVLIDGMPIVSGLSTVYGLSGIPNSLIEKVEIVKGPASSLYGSEAVGGLINIITKNPLYASKYAVDVFGTSWGEINTDLGLSLKVSDKVHWLMGANYFNYSNPIDKNKDGFTDITLQDRISFFNKFTFDRNSKKQLAVATRYFYEDRWGGQMNWNRNFRGGTDVYGESIYTNRFELLGLYELPFTEKITSQFSFTAHDQNSMYGDTPFLAKQNIAFAQFYWDKTYGKHDFLVGTAARYQLYDDNSVATSTADETFIPSFFVQDSYKINKLFSVLGGLRYDYHKTHKSIVTPRLAFRYESKKGTILRLNTGTGFRVVNLFTEEHAALSGAREVVILEDLKPEQSFNVNLNFLKTWMLKDDLMLQAEAAAWYTHFTNSIIPDYDTNPNEIIYKNLEGYAETKGISLNVDAVYANNLKMMLGVTVQDVGKVEKGVRTQQILTENFSGTWVVSYTFNNVNLTVDYSGNVYGPMRLPLVSALDPRLPYSKTYSLQNIQFTYKGFKHFEIYGGVKNILNWTPNKNNPFLIARSHDPFDKNVQYDANGTALVTAENPYGLVFDPTYIYAPNQGIRTFFGVRYSF
- a CDS encoding metal-dependent transcriptional regulator, which gives rise to MLTHSEENYLKIIYHLSQTEDNGISTNAIAQKIDTKASSVTDMIKKLKEKKLITHERYKGVFITKLGIQTAKMIIRKHRLWEVFLVDKLHFNWDEVHDVAEELEHIKSEKLINALDAFLDYPKEDPHGDPIPNAKGEIPYREKELLTEAKVNSEYMCVGVKDTSPAFLQYLDRQKIALGSTFKILKHENFDHSVTVLFQSTELTLSKVVAQNLFVKKI
- a CDS encoding ZIP family metal transporter; its protein translation is MFDQLIAFFESVDPVWAALFAGLFTWSLTAIGAALVFVFRNPSKKMLDGMLGFTGGVMIAASFWSLLAPAIKMSQGEGFIKVVPAAVGFALGALFLFGLDKVLPHLHLNHPESKAEGVKTKTPWQKTTLLVLAITLHNIPEGLAVGVLFGGVAAGIPEATIAGALTLAIGIGLQNLPEGLAVSFPLRRAGMSKGKSFMYGQSSALVEPVAAVIGALAVGFFTPILPYALAFAAGAMIFVVIEEVVPETQQGDNGDIATLGFIGGFIVMMMLDVALG
- a CDS encoding phytanoyl-CoA dioxygenase family protein: MNYFNTAKDSLNNKGFSIVEGIYTDTEIESIISCIDKADQTKTTFRKSVDLFAIRQVLKEIPEMIPFVFNDNLRKLIAHIVGNDYFIVKSIYFDKPEKSNWYVAYHQDLTISVDKKAEIENFINWTKKQNQFAVQPPISVLENITTLRIHLDETNSENGALKVIENSHSKGIYRAENIDWKNEKETTCDVAKGGVMLMKPLLLHSSGKTTNNEKRRVLHIELSNINLPKELNWAEKQEF